One genomic segment of Tripterygium wilfordii isolate XIE 37 chromosome 9, ASM1340144v1, whole genome shotgun sequence includes these proteins:
- the LOC120005982 gene encoding uncharacterized protein LOC120005982, translating into MSLFRSIYGKECHLPVELEHRAYWAIKKLNFDIKAAGDRRRLQLNELEELRHEAYENAKLYKERAKQYHDKKLVRKTFSVGQKVLVYNSRLKLFPGKLKSKWHGSYVIQAVFPHGALELKHPDSDQTFKVNGHQVIEKVMRSSSVVLKGDKSE; encoded by the exons ATGTCTCTGTTCCGGTCAATTTATGGGAAAGAGTGTCACTTGCCAGTTGAATTAGAGCATCGAGCTTATTGGGCCATTAAAAAGCTCAATTTTGACATAAAGGCAGCTGGAGACAGGCGTCGTTTGCAACTgaacgagcttgaagaattacggcatgaagcctatgagaatgccaAATTATACAAGGAGCGAGCGAAGcagtaccatgacaagaagcttgtacgGAAAACTTTTTCTGTTGGACAGAAGGTGCTGGTATATAACTCTCGTTTGAAATTGTTTCCGGGAAAGCTCAAATCCAAGTGGCATGGATCGTATGTGATCCAAGCAGTGTTCCCTCACGGtgcattagagttaaaacatcCGGATTCTGATCAGacatttaaggttaatggccatcaa GTTATTGAGAAGGTGATGAGAAGTTCAAGTGTGGTGTTGAAAGGAGATAAGTCTGAATAG